The Limisphaera ngatamarikiensis nucleotide sequence GACAATGGACAGAATCCGGCAGAGTGAGCGGCGCTGGGAGCGGAGCCATGACGCAGCGGCATTACGCCCAACCGGAGGGTCGGAAAGCCCGAATTCTACTGGTGGACGACCACGCCGTCGTTCGCTTTGGGATTGCGCAGCTAATCAACCGGCAGCCGGACATGGAGGTCTGCGGCGAGGAGGCCGATGCCGGTGCAGCCTTTTCTGCGGCGGAACGACTCAAACCCGACCTGGTGATTGCCGATTTGTCCCTGAAGGAGTCCAGCGGCCTGGAGCTGGTGCGCAATCTGAAGGCGCGGTTTCCGTCGATGCCGATTCTGGTGTTGAGCGTGCATGATGAATCGGTTTACGCGGAGATGGCTTTTCGCGCCGGAGCGATGGGTTATTTGATGAAGGACCAGGCCTTGGAGAAGGTTTTGGAGGCGGTGCGTCGGCTGCTGAACGGGTCGGTGTATGTGAGCGACGCGATGGCGGTGAAACTCCTGCAGAAACAGCTGCAGAAGCAGCCCCTGCCCGGAGCCTCGCCGGCGGATTTGTTGAGTGACCGTGAGCTGGAGGTATTTGAGCTGATCGGGCATTGGAAAACCACCCGGCAGATCGCCCAGGAACTGCATCTGAGCGTGAAGACGGTCGAGTATTACCGCGAACAGATCAAACGGAAACTCGGCCTGAAGAATGCGGTGGAGTTGGTGCAGCATGCCACCGCGTGGGTGGAAAGGACCAGTTCGGGTGTGCCCCCGGAAACCGGTCCGTCCTGAGGATCCGTGATGTGCCGAAGCTGTTTTTGGTGGTTTTGGCGCGGGGCGGCCCCGGCTCCGGTACTGCGCGTTTGGAGCCTTGCGGTTGGGCTGATCATGCTGGCTGTCCCTGGCGGTGGGGCGCGGTGTGAAGGGGCGGAGCCCGAGAAACCGCGGGCGGCGCGGTCGGTCCACCTGGCCTGGGAAAGTCCGCCTGCGGACGCGTTTCTGCTGGGGGTTCGGGTCCGGCGGACGGTGCCCGGGTCGTTCTTCATGGTTTGCGGCTGGCAGGTGGGCTATTTCGGCCTACAGGAGCTGGTGGATGGGGGGCGGGTGGTGTTGATGTCGGTGTGGGACGATGCCCGGGGTGACGATCCGTCTGCGGTGGCTCCGGAGCTGAGGGTGGAGACGCTGGCCCGGGGGGAAGCTGTGCGGGTCCGGCGGTTTGGTGGCGAAGGCACCGGAGGTCAGGCGATGCTGACGCTCCCATGGCGGGAAGGGACGGTCTACTGGTTTTTGGTGCGGGCGCGGGTGGAGGGGGACCGGACACGGTACGCCGGTTGGGTGCGTGAGGAAGGTTCGGCCGCGTGGCGGCATGTGGTGACGTTTCGGACCCGCACCGGCGGGCGGGCACTGACGGGTTTGTATTCGTTTATTGAGGATTTTCGGCGGGACGGCCGTAGTGCGGGTGAAGAGCGCCGGGCCCTGTTTGTCGGTGGCCGGGTTCGGGATGCAGAGGGTCGGTGGCGTCCGTTGCAGCGGGCACGATTTACGGCTTCGACGGCGGAGTGGGAGGCTCGGGACAGCATTTTTGCCGGCTTGGCAGACGATGGTTTTGAGCTGGCCACGGGCGGATCGGTCCGTCCCGATGCGCCCCTGGGTTCGACTCTGGAACGGCCCGTGTCCGAGGGTGAGCCGCCGCGGGACCTTCCCGAGGAGCCTTGAGGGGGATTCGCATGTTACTTCCGTTTCGCCTGGTAGGGTGTCCGGCGGGCCCGGGGCGTGGAGAGTTCCGCCGCGGCTGTCCCGGCGCGTTGGATGGCTGCGGCCTTGTACCATGCCCTGACCCGCGAGGGTGCCGGCTCTGAGAAATTTTCCGCGGGGTCGACCGATCTTCACGCCCGGGTTGTCCGGTTTTGACGGGGGAGGGGTTGAGGGCCACATTGCGGCGCGTGAAGCCTGTTTTGGTGTGGTTTCGGTTGGACCTGCGGTTATCGGATCATGCGCCGTTGTGGGAGGCGGCACGCGAGGGCGGGCCGGTGATTCCGGTGTACGTTTGGTCACCGGAAGAGGAGGCCCCGTGGTCACCGGGCGGGGCGTCGCGGTGGTGGTTGCACCATTCCCTGACGGCCCTGGACGCTTCTTTGCGGGCGGCGGGATCCCGTTTGATCATCCGACGTGGACGGGTGGTAAAGGCACTGGCGGATCTGGTTCGGGAGACCGGGGCCGTTACGGTTTATGCCCACCGGCGCGTGGAACCGGCTGCGCGGCAGCTGGAAGAGGAGGTGGTCCGGGCCATGTCGGAGCGGGGCGTCAAGGTTCGGTTGTGGGCCGATTCGAACCTGGTGGATCCCGACCGGGTGAAGACGCAATCGGGCGAACCTTTTCAGGTTTTTACTGCCTTTTGGCGCCGTTGTTTGGCGTTGTCGGATCCACCCCGGCCGCTTCCTGCGCCGGACCGTGTGCCCGGACCCGCGGTTTGGCCCCGGGGGTTGAGCTGCGAAAGGCTGGAGCTTCTGCCCAAACCGGACTGGGCCGCGGGCCTGCGAGCCACCTGGCGGCCGGGGGAAACGGCGGCGGGGGAACGGCTGAAGCGGTTCTTGAAGGATGGATGGCGCGAGTACGCCACCCGACGGGATCAGCCTGCCGAGGAAGGGACCTCCCGGCTGTCGCCGCATTTGCATTTTGGTGAAATCACGCCGCGTCAGGTGTGGCACGCCGTGCGTGAGTGGGCGGAAGGCCAGGGTTGGAACGCGTCCCGGTGGCGAGAGTCGGCGTTTTTGCGGGAGCTGTTTTGGCGGGAGTTTGCCGGCTATCTGCTGTGGCATTTTCCGCATGCGGTTGAGCGGCCGTTACGGCCTGAATGGGAGAGGTTTCCGTGGCGTGAGGATGCGGCCGGTTTACGCGCCTGGCAGCGGGGCCGGACGGGTTATCCCATCGTGGACGCCGGGATGCGCGAGTTGTGGCATACAGGCTGGATGCACAACCGTGTGCGGATGATCGTGGCGTCGTTTTTGGTGAAGGATTTGCGGATTTCGTGGTTGGAGGGGGCGCGGTGGTTTTGGGACACCCTGGTGGACGCGGACCTGGCCAGCAACACGATGGGCTGGCAGTGGAGCGCCGGTTGTGGTGTGGACGCTGCGCCATATTTTCGCGTGTTTCATCCGGTCTTGCAGGGGCAAAAGTTTGATCCGGATGGGGCCTATGTACGTCGGTGGTGCCCCGAACTGGCGAGGGTGCCGCCGGAATGGATCCACCGGCCGTTTGAGGCGCCGCCCTTGTTGTTGGAGGCAGCCGGTGTCCGCCTGGGTCGGGATTATCCGGAACCGGTGGTGAGCCATGCGGCGGCTCGACAGGCGGCGTTGGCGGCCTGGCAGAGCCTGCGGGCGGGCCGGTCTCAAGGCGCGGCCTGAGGCCCTTGCCGGGGTGCCACAGGTTCATGGGCGGAGTGCTGGTGGGCGGGAACCATGTGGACCAGGTCAGGCGCGGGTCCTTATTGATGGGAGCCTGCGCGGAGCCGGAACCAGAAACGGAAGAGCCCCGACCGGGCCGGCTCCAAAGCCGGGCAATCGCGCATGGGTTTTGGGGAGCGCCGCCGGGCGGGGTTGGCCACTCCACGTCTTGAGTCGCTGAAGTGCGGGGCCTTTGCGGGGCGGTTTTGAGGTTTGCCACCGGGACGGGCGGCCGGTAGAGGGAATGCGGTACCGGGATGCGGGCCGAGGTTGGGCCCGGTTGCAGGAGGGAGTCTTTGCCATGGATGTTTGGAAGCGGACGAAACCGGCTTTGATGGGTGGCGAACCGGTGCGACGTCGGCCGTGGCCGGCGTGGCCTGTGCATGGTTTGGAAGAGGAGCGGCGGTTGTTGCGGGTGTTGCGGGAGGGACGGTGGTCCCAACGTGCGGGGGGCGAAACGGCGTTGTTTGAACGTCGTTTCGCCGGTGCGCGCGGTAGCCGCCATGCCTTTGCGGTGGCGACGCGAACGGCCGCATTGCGGCTGGCGCTGGGGTCGGTGGGTTGGGAACCGGGTTCAGAAGTCATCCTGCCGGCGTATGGGCCGTTGTGTTGGGTGGGTGCGGTGCTTTCGGCAGGCATGCGGCCCGTGTTTGCGGATGTGGTCGTGGAGACGGGGCATCTGGACATGGCGGCGGTCGAGGGGGTGGCGACCGAAAATGTGCGCGGTGTGTTGGTGTTTCACACGGCCGGGTTGCCGGTGCCCATGGAACCATTTTTGGAAGGTGCGGAGAATCGTGGCTGGGCGGTGTTGGAGGACGCCTCGCAGGCGCACGGTGGGGTGTACCGCGATCGACCGTGCGGGACGTGGGGCCGGGTTGCGGTGTTTTCCTTTGATGCGGGGGCGGTTTTGACCGCCGGGGAGGGAGGGCTGGTGCTTACCAACGATGCGGAGGTGGCTGGTCGGTGCCGTCGGTTATTGGGCCGTGGGGAACCGGGTTCGACGGATTCAGCGGCGGCTGAGCCGTTCGAGGAAATGGCCCTGGACGAGTTTGCCGGGGCGATGTTGAACGCGCAGCTGGACCGGTTCGAGTTGCAGGCGCGGCGGCGCGATCAGCGCAGCCGTTACCTGGCGGAGCGCCTGGCGGACCTGCCGGGGGTGTACCCGCAGCAGCGGGTCGAGGGTTGCACGCGGCACGGCGGCGCCGGGTTTCTGCTCCGGTTGGATGCCGATCGGTTTGGGGCGCCGCGGGACGCGGTGGTGGCGGCGCTGGCGGCCGAGGGGATTCCCTGCGGTACCGGCTGGAGGGAACCCCTGCCCGAGCGGTGGGCGCGGTTGCGTCGAGAACTGGCCGGGGGCTGGCCGGTGGCGTCCGGGGGGGTGGGGGCGCGGGGACCGAAATGTGTGCAGGCGCAGCGACTCTGTCGACAGGCCATCTGGCTGGAGGGCAGGGTGCTCCTTGCGGATCAGAAGGACATGGACGACATCGTTCGCGCGCTGGAAAAGCTGCAGGAGCACGGCCGGGCCCTGAAGGATTGGTGGCGTCGGGAAAGGTCCGAAGTACGTGCGGTGCGGGAGGGTGGAGACTGATCCGCATCGTGACGGCCCGGGAAGGGTTGTTCAAACCGGCTTGCGCGGACCGGTGCAGCCGGTATGTTCGTCAACCGTGAGCACGATGATGGTTGACGTCGGAAAATCGGAGCGGATTGCGGAGCTGGGTCGGCGGGTGTTGGCCGGGGGCGAAATCACCCGGGCGGAGGCTCTGGAGCTGTTCCATTTGGAATCGAGTGCGGACATTTACGACCTGATGGCCTGGGCCAACCGGATTCGGGAACGGTTCAAGGGCAATCGGGTTCATCTCTGTTCGATCGTCAATGTCAAGGCCGGTGGATGTCCGGAGAACTGCAAGTTTTGCGCGCAGTCGGCTTTGTACCAGACCCAGGCACCTCGGTACGGGTTGTTGCCGGTGGAGGAGGTGCTGACCGCGGCGGAGGAGGCGGGTCGGAACGGTGCGGTGGGTTTTGGTTTGGTGGCGGCGTGGCGCGGGCTGGAGGAGGGTCCGATCCTGGACGCTTTGTGTGAGCAGTTTCGGGCATTGAAGGCGCAGGGCCGGGTGCGGCCGGACGCGTCGCTGGGGATCATCAAAAGTGCCGAGGTGGCGCGCAGGCTCAAGGAAGCCGGCTGCGAATGCTACAATCACAACCTGGAGACGTCGCGGCGGTTTTTCCCCGAGGTGTGTGACACGCACACGTACGAGGAGCGGTTGCAGACGTTGGAGTATCTTCGTCAGGCGGGGATCCGGATCTGCTCCGGCGGGATCATCGGAATGGGAGAGACGCGGGAGGACCGGTGCGATCTGGCTTTTGCGTTGAGGGAGGTGGGGGCCAGCATTGTGCCGATCAACATTTTGAATCCGATTCCGGGCACGCCATTTGCCCATCGCCCGCCGTTGCCGCCCTTGGAGATTCTGCAGACGATCGCCTGTTTCCGATTCATTCTGCCGCGGCAGGAGATCATGGTGGCGGGTGGACGCGCGGTGAACCTGCGGGATTTGCAGAGCATGGTGTTCATGGCCGGGGCCAGTGCGCTGATGATCGGGAATTATTTGACGACGGTGAACCGGCCGGTGGAACAGGATCTGCAGATGTTGCGTGATCTCGGGCTGGATCCCCATTGGACGGAGGAGGGCGGCGAGAGTTGTGGTTGCGGGCGTGGAAACGGTGCGGCGGAGGTGCCTGCAAAGGCGCCCGTGGCAGCGGCGTCGGCCCCGGCGATGGCTTGAGGGGCGGGTCGCGTGGGGTGCGGGGGTGGGGAATCGGGTTGAGCCTGCGGGGCATGGGACGTCTGTTTCGGAATCAGGGGGGTTACCGGGGGGAGACCGTGGACGTGACGGCCGTATTGGAGGGCTGTGCGGCGGCCGCGGCGTCGCACGGCTGGGAGGGGGAGGTCGTGCCCGTGGAAGGGCGACCGCCGCTGTGGATTTGGCGGCGTGAGGGCATGGGGGCGGCGGCCGGGGTGGCTCGGCGCCGGGTATACATCAGTGCCGGGATTCACGGGGACGAACCGGCGGGTGTGTTGGCGGCGCAGCAGTTACTGGCGATGGACTGCTGGCCTGCGGGCGTTTCGGTGGTGTTGATTCCGTGTTTGAATCCGTCCGGCCTGCAACTCAATCGGCGGGAGAATCCGGACGGGCTGGATTTGAACCGGGATTATCGGCACCTGCGTTCGCCGGAGGTTCGGGCGCACGTGGGTTGGTTGGAGGGGCAGGGGTCATTCGACGTGAGTTTTTGCCTGCACGAAGATTGGGAGGCGGCCGGGTTTTATCTGTACGAACTGAATCCGCACGGGTTGCCGTCGTTGGCGGAACCGATGTTGCGTGCGGTGGAACATGTCTGTCCGCTGGACCTTTCCCCGGTGATTGAGGGGCGTCCGGCGTCCGGCGGATTGATCCGGCCGGCGGTGGATCCCGAATCGCGTCCGGAATGGCCGGAGGCGTTCTGGCTGGTACAGCATGGCAAAACCCGGCTCTCGTACACCCTGGAGTCGCCCTCGGATTATCCGCTGGCGATGCGTGTGGATGCTCTGGTGGCCGGGGTGCGAGCGGCGTTGGAGGCCTGGACGAGTGTAGGGCCGGCGCCGGTCGGGTAGCGTCAGATTCCGTGGGATTGCTGAAGCCGGGCCCACGCCGGAGGTTTCGCGTTGCGGGCGGAGCTGGGGTTTGGAAGGCGACGTTCCGGCGGTTCAGACCGGTAATGCGTCGCGCTTTTGCAGCCAGATGCGGCCCAGTTCACGCAGGGTGGTGGCCTTGAGGACCTTTTCCGCCATGGGAAAGACGATGCGTTCCTCGTGATCGAAGTGTTTGCGGGAGTAGGTGAGGGCGTGTTGCATGAGTCGGCGTGCCTCGGCGACGGACCGGGCCTGGTGGATGCGGAGGAGGTTGGCGTCAATTTCGTGGTGTTCGTGTTCGAACGAGTCCCGTTGACCGATTTGTTCCAGGTAATGTTCCAGGGGTGCCAGGAGGAGCTCGTCCTCGGCCTTGGAATGCCCCCGCAGCAGGTCTTCCAACAGCGCGGCCAGGGCGCGGATTTCGGCCAGGGTTTTCAGCCGGGGCAACGTCCGTTCGATGTGATCGAAGATGTTGTGGAAGACGATGTGCTCGGCCAGGAGAATGTCGGTGATTTTCATGGATGCTCGCTCGGTTCGCTCTGTTTCACTAAAGCATGGTTGCGCTGGCGGCTCAAGAAGCGGTGGCAAAATCGGACACGCTGCCGCAAGCGCACACGGGGTGCCGGTCGCCGTAGACGTTGTCCACGCGGGCCACGGCCGGCCACCATTTGTGGTCGAGCAGGTTGGGCAGCGGCCAGGCAGCCTGTTGACGGGAGTAGGGATGGGGCCAGGGATCGGCTGCGACCATGTCGGCCGTGTGGGGCGCGTTTTTCAGGGGATTGTCCCGGGGGTCCATGCGGCCGGTTTCGACCTCGAGGATTTCGGCGTGAATGGCCGTCATGGCGTCGCAAAAGCGATCGAGCTCGGCTTTGGATTCGCTTTCGGTGGGTTCCACCATGAGGGTGCCGGCCACGGGCCAGGACAGCGTGGGTGCATGGAATCCGTAGTCCATGAGGCGTTTGGCCACGTCCTCGGCGGTGATGTGGTGGAATCGGCGCAGGTCCAGGATGCATTCGTGGGCCACCAATCCGTTGGGCCCCTTGTAGAGCGTGGGGAAACAGGGTTCCAGTCGGCGTGCGATGTAATTGGCGTTGAGGATGGCCACCTGGGTGGCACGGCGCAGGCCGTCCGGGCCCATCATGGCGATGTACGCCCAGGAGATCAGGAGGATGCCGGCACTGCCCCACGGGGCGGCGGCCACGGGGCCCACGCTGCCGGGGGATCGGTGTTCGGCCGGGGCCATGGGATGGTCAGGCAAAAAATCCCGCAAAAACTCTGCCACGCCGATCGGCCCGGCGCCGGGCCCGCCACCCCCGTGCGGGATGGCGAAGGTCTTGTGGAGGTTCAGGTGGCAGACGTCGGCTCCCAGTTCGGCGGGTCGGCAGAGGCCGACCAGGGCATTGAGGTTGGCGCCGTCCATGTAGACGAGACCGCCGTGGTCGTGGATGATCCGGCAGAGGTCGCGGATGGTGGGCTCGAAGACGCCGTGAGTGGACGGGTAGGTGATCATCAGGCAGGCCAACCGGTCCCGGTGGGCGGCGGCTTTGGCCCTGAGATCGTCCACGTCCACGTTTCCGTTGCGGTCGCAAGCGACGGCGACGACCTTGAGTCCGGCCATGGCGGCGCTGGCCGGGTTGGTGCCGTGGGCCGAGGTGGGGATGAGGCAGACGTCCCGATGCGGCTCGCCCCGATGTTGGTGCCAGGCGCGGATGACCAGTAACCCGGCGTATTCGCCCTGGGACCCGGCATTGGGCTGGAGGCAAATGGCCGGGAAACCGGTGATTTCGGACAGCCAGGCTTTCAGTTCCTCCATGATGCGGTGCCAGCCCCGTGCCTGGTCCACCGGCGCGAACGGGTGGAGACGCGCCCATTCGGGCCATGTGACCGGCTGGAGGGCGGCCGTGGGGTTGAGTTTCATGGTGCAGGAACCCAGCGGGATCATGGTTTGGCAGAGGGAGAAGTCGCGGGACTCAAGCCGTCGGAGGTACCGCAACATCTCGGTTTCGGAGTGGTACCGGTTGAAGACGGGGTGCTGCAGGTAATCCACCGGCCGGAGCCGGGTTTCGTCCACGGGCGTGGCGACCGATGCCGGCGTGAAGGGGACGGGTTGGTCGTTGTTGAACACCAGCCAGATCTCCTGCACGTCTGCGGGCGTGGTGGTCTCATCCAGCGAGAGCCCGACGACGGTTTCGCTGACGCGGCGGAAGTTCATCCGGTGTGCAGCGGCGATCTGGTGGATGCGTTCGGCCCGTTCGGGCGCGGTATGGACAGTGATCGTGTCGAAAAACGGCAGGGGCGGCCCGGCGGGGTCGGTTGAGGGGGATGCAGTTGGGGAGGGGTGGACCTTGTACCCCAGACGTTCAAGGCCGACAGCGAGGGTCCGGGTGAGGGAGTGGATGCGCAAGGCGATCCGGCGCAGCCCGTGCGGGCCGTGGTAGGCGGCGTAGGCCATGGCCACGATGGCCAGCAAGGCTTGGGCGGTGCAGATGTTGCTGGTAGCCTTTTCGCGGCGGATGTGCTGTTCGCGGGTGCCGAGGGCCAGGCGCAGGGCGGGTCGACCCCGGGCGTCCCGGTAGGTGCCGACCAACCGACCGGGCATTTGCCGTTTGAAAGCGTCCCGGGTGGCGAGGAAGGCGGCGTGTGGGCCGCCGTAGAACATGGGCACGCCGAACCGCTGGGCACTGCCCACGGCGATGTCAGCCCCCCAGGCGCCCGGTGGCGGCAGCAGGGTCAACGCCAGGAGATCGGTGGCTGCCACCAGCAGGGCACCTTCGGCGTGCACGTGATCCGCCCAGGTGCGGTAATCCCGCACGGTGCCGTCCGTGGCCGGGTATTGGACCAGGACACCGAAAAAGGAGCTGTCGAGGCAAGAGCCCTGAGGGTCTGCGACGATGACGTCGAAGCCGAGGGCGCGGGCCCGGGTACGGACGACGGCGATGGTTTGCGGATGACAGTCGGAAGCGACGAAGAACCGGTTGCGGTTGGGTCCACCGCGGAGGCGGTGGCACATCATCATGGCTTCGGCGGCGGCCGTGGCTTCGTCGAGGAGCGAGGCATTGGCGATTTCCAAGCCGGTCAGGTCGCGGACCATGGTCTGGAAGTTGAGCAGCGCTTCCAGTCGGCCCTGAGAAATCTCGGACTGGTAGGGGGTATAGGCCGTGTACCAGCCGGGATTTTCGAGGATGTTCCGCTGGATGACCGGCGGTGTAATGCAGTCATGGTAGCCCTGGCCGATGTAGGATCGGAATACCCGGTTTTCGCGGGCGTATTCGGTCAGCGTGCGGAGGATTTCGGCCTCAGTGCGTGCAGGCGGCAGGTTCAGCGGCCGCCGGGTATGCAGCTCGGCAGGCAGGGCGGCTGCGGTGAGTTCGTCCAGTGAGCTGTACCCCAGTGCGTTCAGCATAGTCTGGATCTCCTCGGCACGAGGGCCGATATGCCGGTGGACGAAACGTTCGGGTTCCCACAACGCAAACGGTCGATCCGCCTCCGGGCTGGTGGCCGGGGCGGCGGATTCGGCGGTTGAAGTTGGCATTTCCGGTTTGTGCACGGTGCGAAGGTAGGGTTTGCGGTGAAGGGCGCAAGCCCACGGTGGAGGGGCGACCTGCAGGCGCATCGGCGTGGGGTTCGGTCGCAGGCCTGCGATTCAGTCGGGGCTCAGGTTGAGCGATGGGCAACGGTGCTGGACGAACGCCTGGAGGGCGTGGCCGAGGTGATCCGGATGGGTCAGCGTATGGAACTGCCGGAGGCGCGCGGCGTCCCAGCCGGGGTGCCCCTGGTTTTGTTCGGCCCAGCGTGTGGCGATGGCGGAGAGGAACCGGCCCTGGGGCTGCCGGAGCACGGTGGTCAGTCCTGCGGCCCGGCCCGCGCGCTCGAGGGCGGTGAAGGCCACGTGGGCGGTGAGGTCCTGTTCCCCCGGGCGTTCCAGGGGATCCGGGGCCAGGTGATGTCGGTAGTAGGCCCGGAGCGTACCTGTGGCGCGGGCGGGGTGTAGGCATTCTTCGGCGCTGAGGCCGTAATCGAAGGTGAGCAGCCAGCCTTCGACCAGGCTTTGGGCGGCCTGTTCCCACCATGCGAGTGCGGCGGGGCTGAGGTCGAGGGTGAAGCCGTCCGGCAACAAGTTCAGCAACTCGGGTGGCGGCTCGATACCGAACCGCCGGAGCAAATCGGCCCGTTCGCGGACGGCCTCGGGCGGATCCGGGATGACGGTCCAGGAGAAGCGGCCCTTTTGCCATGTGACGCCCCATTCGGACCAGTGACCGGCACGGGCGTTCCAGCGGAGGCGCCGGACGGGGAGGGCGTCGAGGAACTCGTTGGCGAAGATAACTCCGGTGACGCTGCGGGGCGGCAGGGGGAACCATTCGGGGGCGTTGGGGTGGGAGGGATCGGTGGGTGTGCCGGGCCAGTCCACTTGCTCGGCCCAGGGGCCGAGGGTGGCCTGTTGCCAGGCCCGTCGGCGGGGGGAAGGCTCGAGGATGAGGTAGCGGAGGCGGCGGGCCAGTTGGGGGCGATGTTGCGCAAACCACTCAAGGATTTGGCGCGCCAGCCGACCATCATGAGCGGCGGCCTCGACGCAGAGGAGCGTCGTATCGGGACCGGTCCGGGCCGCCAGGGTTTGCAACCAGTCGGCCAGTTGGAACGCAAGTAGCTCTGCGAAAAGGGGGCCGACGCTGACGCTGGTGTAGTAGTCGCCGCGTCGGCCCGGGTTGTCCGGATTCTGTTCATAGTATCCAGAACCCGGACAGTAGAGCGCCAGGGCCATGAACTGGTCGAAACGCAACCAGCCCCGGGGCTGGAGCGAGGCAAGGATGTGGGCAACAACCGGATTCACGGTGGACGGAACCTGTGAGCCGGCGGAGCCGGCCGCGGGTTGTTAGAGGGGTGCCATGGCAAAGATTGACGCCTTTTTCAACCTGATGTTCGAGCACAAAGCCTCGGACCTGCACCTTTCATCGGGCAACGTCCCGATGTTGCGGATCAACGGGGAGTTGCACCGCATTGACCATCCGCCGCTGGATCCGGACGAGCTCAAG carries:
- a CDS encoding SAM-dependent methyltransferase translates to MNPVVAHILASLQPRGWLRFDQFMALALYCPGSGYYEQNPDNPGRRGDYYTSVSVGPLFAELLAFQLADWLQTLAARTGPDTTLLCVEAAAHDGRLARQILEWFAQHRPQLARRLRYLILEPSPRRRAWQQATLGPWAEQVDWPGTPTDPSHPNAPEWFPLPPRSVTGVIFANEFLDALPVRRLRWNARAGHWSEWGVTWQKGRFSWTVIPDPPEAVRERADLLRRFGIEPPPELLNLLPDGFTLDLSPAALAWWEQAAQSLVEGWLLTFDYGLSAEECLHPARATGTLRAYYRHHLAPDPLERPGEQDLTAHVAFTALERAGRAAGLTTVLRQPQGRFLSAIATRWAEQNQGHPGWDAARLRQFHTLTHPDHLGHALQAFVQHRCPSLNLSPD